The Candidatus Syntrophosphaera sp. genome contains a region encoding:
- the priA gene encoding primosomal protein N' yields the protein MFYYAVHLPLALSKEFHYRSAQSIAEGARVLVTFNRKDMIGICGEQLTVPPEASISYKPILEVLDEEPVLNPKLLALAKWMADYYHCSLGSACFAMLPAWLIPDIEAEVKWLGSEIPEQYQQIAKALSGGQPRRVSELRLLLKGKPVLRLVEAGVDEGYLEISRKLSSRDKPKTLNFVRLLVPSPDLDSFPARQKEALQLILASAKEEFPLSEISDTVSYSVIRALAKKEVVSITPKKVERQFFQYDSSAPPKTIVLNSEQQAAIREIMEQRGSFQVHLLFGITGSGKTEVYIPLIRSVLEEGKNVIFLIPEIALTPQMVERFQAEFGSVLAISHSQLSDRQRLQQWQKISRGECRIVIGARSAVFSPMPRLGLIIVDEEHEQSYKQDNNPRYNGRDLAIVRARMEGIQIILGSATPSLESWHNQELGRYRLHRLVSRPLEIKLPAVRILSLCDDYNQQLLSDELIAAINTRLERHEQVILFQNRRGFSSFMQCLKCGELIKCNNCEISMYYHRDREEMHCHYCGHAYPSPRKCPHCGSFSFSYGSPGTQKVEQVLQILFPQARILRLDSDSARRQDAHKTMYRRMKDKDVDILLGTQMISKGLDFPNVTLVGIVNADISLNVPDFRAAERTFQLCTQVAGRSGRADKTGEVIIQTYNPEHYAIVHAGNQDYPGFAAEELSYRKRLNYPPYYRLARILYQCGDGDLLQQEMEALSRKVLVLGSNFPPEEVFLLGPAPAPFARLNNLHRQHVIIKGRNPSAVKSVISRISEDYAPPPQVHVLIDIDPLSLM from the coding sequence ATGTTCTATTATGCTGTCCATCTGCCCCTGGCGCTCAGCAAGGAGTTCCATTACCGCTCCGCCCAAAGCATTGCGGAGGGGGCGCGCGTCCTGGTGACATTCAACCGCAAGGACATGATCGGGATCTGCGGAGAGCAATTGACAGTTCCTCCGGAAGCTTCGATTTCCTACAAGCCTATCCTGGAAGTTCTGGATGAGGAACCGGTTCTGAACCCGAAGCTGCTCGCCCTGGCCAAGTGGATGGCGGATTATTATCACTGTTCTTTGGGCAGCGCTTGCTTTGCCATGCTGCCAGCCTGGCTGATCCCCGATATTGAGGCCGAGGTAAAGTGGCTTGGATCAGAGATCCCGGAGCAATACCAGCAGATCGCCAAAGCTTTGTCCGGCGGCCAGCCCCGGCGCGTGTCCGAACTGCGCTTGCTCCTCAAGGGAAAACCGGTCCTGCGGCTGGTGGAAGCGGGTGTGGATGAAGGCTATCTGGAGATCAGCCGCAAACTCAGCTCCCGGGACAAGCCCAAGACGCTGAATTTTGTCCGCCTGCTGGTCCCGTCCCCGGATCTGGACTCCTTTCCGGCCAGGCAAAAGGAAGCCCTGCAATTGATCCTGGCCTCGGCCAAGGAGGAGTTTCCCCTCTCCGAGATCAGCGACACGGTTTCCTATTCGGTGATCCGCGCCCTGGCCAAAAAAGAGGTGGTCAGCATCACACCCAAAAAGGTGGAGCGCCAGTTTTTCCAATATGACAGCAGCGCCCCGCCCAAAACCATCGTCCTGAATAGCGAGCAGCAGGCTGCCATCCGGGAAATTATGGAGCAACGCGGTTCTTTCCAGGTCCATCTGCTCTTTGGGATCACAGGCAGCGGCAAGACCGAGGTCTACATACCCCTCATCCGCTCTGTGCTGGAAGAGGGAAAGAACGTCATTTTCCTGATCCCGGAGATCGCGCTCACGCCGCAGATGGTGGAGCGTTTCCAGGCCGAGTTTGGATCGGTGCTGGCGATCAGCCACAGCCAACTGAGCGACCGACAGCGCCTGCAACAATGGCAAAAGATCTCACGCGGGGAATGCAGGATCGTTATCGGGGCTCGCAGCGCGGTGTTTTCCCCAATGCCCAGGCTGGGGCTGATCATCGTTGATGAGGAACATGAGCAGTCTTACAAACAGGACAACAATCCGCGCTACAACGGCCGGGACCTGGCGATCGTGCGGGCCAGGATGGAAGGGATCCAGATCATTCTGGGCAGCGCCACGCCCTCCCTGGAATCCTGGCACAATCAGGAACTGGGCAGATATCGCCTGCACCGGCTGGTCAGCAGGCCCCTGGAGATCAAGCTTCCCGCGGTGCGGATCCTCAGCCTCTGCGATGACTACAACCAGCAGCTTCTTTCCGACGAACTGATCGCGGCGATAAACACGCGCCTGGAAAGGCACGAACAGGTGATCCTGTTCCAAAACCGGCGCGGCTTTTCCTCCTTCATGCAGTGCCTGAAATGCGGGGAACTGATCAAATGCAACAATTGTGAGATCAGCATGTATTACCATCGCGACCGCGAGGAAATGCACTGCCACTATTGCGGCCACGCCTATCCCAGCCCGCGCAAATGCCCGCACTGCGGCAGTTTCAGCTTTTCCTACGGCTCGCCGGGCACCCAGAAGGTGGAGCAGGTGCTGCAGATCCTCTTTCCCCAGGCCCGGATCCTGCGCCTGGATTCAGATTCCGCCCGCAGGCAGGATGCCCACAAAACCATGTATCGGCGCATGAAAGACAAGGATGTGGACATCTTGCTGGGCACACAGATGATCTCCAAGGGCTTGGATTTTCCAAACGTGACCCTGGTGGGCATCGTGAACGCGGACATCAGCCTCAACGTGCCGGATTTTCGCGCCGCGGAACGCACTTTCCAGCTTTGCACCCAGGTTGCGGGGCGCTCCGGCAGGGCGGACAAGACCGGCGAAGTCATCATCCAGACCTACAATCCGGAGCATTACGCCATCGTCCATGCTGGAAACCAGGATTATCCGGGCTTTGCCGCGGAAGAGCTTTCCTATCGCAAAAGATTGAATTACCCGCCTTACTACCGTCTGGCCCGGATCCTTTACCAATGCGGCGACGGGGACCTTTTGCAACAGGAAATGGAGGCTCTGTCCAGAAAGGTCTTGGTGCTGGGCTCAAACTTTCCACCGGAAGAGGTTTTCCTGCTGGGACCGGCCCCCGCGCCCTTTGCCAGGCTCAACAACCTGCATCGGCAGCATGTCATCATCAAGGGCCGAAACCCTTCCGCCGTGAAATCCGTGATCAGCAGGATCAGCGAGGACTACGCTCCTCCGCCCCAGGTCCACGTCCTCATCGATATCGATCCCCTCAGCCTGATGTGA
- a CDS encoding DUF1292 domain-containing protein, whose product MTDKEINGCNCGEDCGDETCDCEHEDSNVITLDMEDGTQKDFLVLDIIEHEGKQYIALAEVDSMEYDIMSMAVIDENVELSVIEDDDEFNAIAAKFDEHFSRLDEESEEE is encoded by the coding sequence ATGACCGATAAAGAAATCAACGGCTGCAACTGCGGCGAAGATTGCGGGGACGAGACCTGCGATTGTGAACACGAGGACAGCAACGTCATCACCCTGGATATGGAAGACGGCACCCAAAAGGACTTCCTGGTGCTGGACATAATCGAGCACGAAGGCAAGCAATACATTGCCCTGGCGGAAGTTGACTCCATGGAATATGACATCATGTCCATGGCCGTGATCGATGAGAATGTGGAACTGAGCGTCATTGAGGACGATGACGAGTTCAACGCCATAGCGGCCAAATTCGACGAGCATTTCTCCCGCCTGGATGAGGAGTCTGAAGAGGAGTAG
- the hutI gene encoding imidazolonepropionase: MRVDTILRDCRQLLTLRGKSTPRTGSELNDLGMIENGALAVKDGRIVAVGTTQDICFQHEADETVSASGKVVLPGFVDAHTHPVFVHTREDEFAQRLAGRSYVEISQAGGGIRSTIKSTREADEGLLFALAKKRIERMIALGTTTLEAKSGYGLDTASELKQLRVIGRLAAELPISIIPTFMGAHEYPLEHKDDHPAYIGILCREMIPAAGEQGIARFCDIFTEAHVFGIRESRQILCCAKDYGFQLKMHADEIEPIGGAELAAELGCVSADHLGAASDKGIKALREAGVIPVLLPATLFSLRSKTYARARYMIEQGLPVAIATDFNPGSCNCDSMPLTISLACLQMGLLPAEAICAATINAAHALGLADQVGSLEPGKLADFTVWDIPSVNFIPYHLGSSHILSVYARGKRVFAAES, encoded by the coding sequence ATGAGGGTTGATACCATCCTCAGGGACTGCCGGCAGCTCCTAACCCTGCGGGGCAAAAGCACCCCCCGCACCGGTTCTGAATTGAACGACCTGGGCATGATCGAAAATGGCGCCCTGGCGGTCAAAGACGGCCGGATCGTGGCTGTGGGCACAACTCAGGACATCTGTTTCCAGCATGAAGCGGACGAAACTGTTTCCGCGTCCGGCAAAGTCGTCCTGCCCGGTTTTGTGGATGCGCACACCCATCCGGTGTTCGTGCACACACGGGAGGATGAATTCGCCCAAAGGCTGGCTGGCAGGTCCTATGTGGAGATATCCCAAGCCGGCGGCGGCATCCGCAGCACCATAAAAAGCACGCGGGAAGCGGATGAAGGCCTGCTCTTCGCTCTTGCCAAAAAACGCATCGAACGCATGATCGCCTTGGGGACCACCACTCTGGAAGCCAAAAGCGGTTATGGGCTGGACACAGCCAGCGAGTTGAAGCAGCTGCGGGTGATCGGTCGCCTGGCGGCTGAGCTTCCCATCAGCATTATTCCCACCTTCATGGGAGCGCATGAGTATCCCTTAGAACACAAAGACGACCATCCTGCCTACATCGGCATCCTCTGCCGCGAAATGATCCCCGCCGCCGGGGAGCAGGGGATCGCGCGCTTTTGCGATATCTTCACCGAGGCGCATGTTTTCGGCATCCGGGAATCCCGCCAGATCCTTTGCTGCGCCAAAGACTACGGATTCCAGCTCAAGATGCATGCCGACGAGATCGAACCGATCGGAGGCGCGGAACTGGCCGCGGAATTGGGATGCGTCTCGGCGGACCATCTGGGGGCCGCGTCTGACAAGGGGATCAAGGCCCTCCGGGAAGCCGGGGTCATACCCGTTTTGCTGCCAGCCACGCTGTTTTCCCTGCGCAGCAAGACCTACGCGCGGGCCAGATACATGATCGAACAGGGCCTGCCAGTGGCCATCGCCACGGACTTCAATCCCGGAAGCTGCAATTGCGATTCGATGCCCCTCACGATCAGCCTGGCCTGCCTGCAGATGGGGCTTTTGCCCGCGGAGGCGATCTGCGCGGCAACGATCAACGCTGCCCACGCTTTGGGGTTGGCGGACCAGGTCGGCTCGCTCGAACCGGGGAAACTGGCTGATTTCACGGTCTGGGACATTCCCTCGGTCAATTTCATCCCCTACCATCTGGGCAGTTCGCACATCCTGAGCGTCTACGCCCGCGGCAAGCGCGTTTTTGCAGCTGAATCATGA